Proteins from one Leptospira bourretii genomic window:
- a CDS encoding 6-bladed beta-propeller: MRKLLLFFFLLVSTQVFPLDFPNFSLGEENAKEEFKRGLTYKNLREYSAAKERFQKAVNLKKDFHLARLELANNYYLLGEWEEALDELEILASKAKNDLLIVNKIEALRLAIAGGVTDKEKVYFKTIEGDSIRGYRFRNPVDITFDEDGNFYVAGFDTSNIIKFNAQGNPLSNWRGGITRKLDRPVSLAYHNQKIYVADFARDEVLLFDLSGSFISSFGGSGKGQGQFRGPSSIYIDSNGNIFVADSGNARIQKFNSNGKFLLEFQGSGNSKLGNPSGITIHDGKIYVVDKDNIRVLVFDGDGNTLNIIQKPEWKKPRSIRILDNQIFLTDELTGIWTYSLLHGEWKQLSKFRDKKGVYRVLFRPFATNMDSTGSLYFVDFGKHRIDIFSQKNNLLSNLDLKIESIDTSGFPDIHIYTRVRNRAGKEIVGIDRLSFRIFENDNMTPLFSLANKNKLNDILSVAMVYENSEGLKKGKLALEDGLFPFFRSLHDNDKIALYRAGKDSNLILPETVSLRDILAKIRDSVPEEKYNFGKASIAALQKLSLETGPKALVYLVSGESREDSFLQYQKSRIVAFSKAHSIPIYVLTVNPNITLEDSWSDMTGPTNGRYIVLDGEGEERELYKKLKSHIDYRYILSYKTDTNPELINRYIKLAIGVEHRGVKGRDEGGYFVPEPR, from the coding sequence TTGAGAAAGTTACTATTGTTTTTCTTTCTATTGGTAAGCACACAAGTTTTCCCTCTGGACTTTCCCAACTTTTCCTTGGGGGAAGAGAATGCCAAGGAAGAATTCAAACGAGGACTCACTTATAAAAATTTAAGAGAGTACTCCGCAGCCAAAGAACGATTCCAAAAGGCTGTCAATTTAAAGAAAGATTTTCATTTAGCCAGACTAGAACTTGCCAACAACTATTACCTGCTAGGTGAATGGGAAGAAGCTCTCGATGAATTGGAAATTCTTGCTTCAAAAGCCAAAAATGATCTGCTCATTGTCAATAAAATTGAAGCTCTACGTTTGGCCATTGCCGGCGGAGTGACAGACAAAGAAAAAGTTTATTTCAAAACGATCGAAGGAGATTCCATTCGGGGTTATCGGTTTCGTAATCCAGTGGACATCACTTTCGATGAAGACGGCAATTTCTACGTTGCTGGATTTGATACATCCAATATCATTAAATTCAATGCGCAAGGAAATCCTCTCTCAAATTGGAGAGGTGGGATTACAAGAAAACTAGATCGTCCAGTTTCTCTCGCATATCATAACCAAAAAATTTATGTTGCCGATTTTGCCCGCGACGAAGTTTTACTTTTTGATTTATCTGGAAGTTTTATTTCATCTTTTGGTGGATCAGGAAAAGGCCAAGGACAGTTTCGAGGCCCCTCTTCTATTTATATAGATTCCAACGGAAATATCTTTGTAGCAGATTCTGGAAATGCAAGAATTCAAAAATTCAATTCCAATGGAAAATTTCTTTTAGAATTCCAAGGTTCTGGTAATTCAAAACTGGGAAACCCGTCAGGGATTACAATCCATGATGGAAAAATCTATGTAGTTGATAAAGATAACATTCGAGTGTTAGTTTTTGATGGCGATGGTAATACTTTAAATATCATTCAAAAACCAGAATGGAAAAAACCAAGAAGCATTCGCATTTTAGATAACCAAATTTTTCTTACCGATGAATTGACCGGCATCTGGACCTATTCGTTGTTACATGGTGAGTGGAAACAATTGAGTAAGTTTAGAGATAAAAAAGGAGTGTATCGAGTTTTATTTCGCCCTTTTGCTACCAATATGGATTCCACAGGGAGTCTCTATTTTGTAGATTTTGGAAAACACAGAATCGATATTTTTTCACAAAAAAACAATCTCCTCTCTAACTTAGATTTAAAAATTGAATCTATAGATACCTCTGGATTTCCAGACATTCATATTTATACTCGGGTTCGTAACCGCGCGGGCAAAGAAATCGTTGGAATTGACAGGTTGAGTTTTCGAATCTTTGAAAACGACAATATGACTCCTCTATTCTCTTTAGCCAACAAAAACAAGTTAAACGACATATTAAGTGTAGCGATGGTTTATGAAAATAGCGAAGGATTGAAAAAAGGAAAACTAGCACTGGAAGATGGTCTTTTCCCTTTCTTTCGATCCCTACATGACAATGATAAAATTGCTTTGTACCGAGCGGGAAAAGATAGTAATTTGATTTTACCGGAAACCGTATCCCTCCGTGATATCTTAGCAAAAATCAGAGATAGTGTCCCGGAGGAAAAATACAATTTCGGGAAAGCAAGTATAGCTGCCTTACAAAAACTTTCTTTAGAAACTGGTCCTAAAGCTTTGGTTTATTTGGTGTCCGGAGAAAGTAGAGAAGATAGTTTCCTTCAATACCAAAAATCAAGAATTGTAGCCTTTTCAAAAGCACACTCTATTCCTATTTATGTTTTGACAGTTAATCCCAATATTACTCTCGAAGATTCCTGGTCGGATATGACAGGTCCAACAAACGGTCGCTATATTGTGCTTGATGGAGAGGGAGAGGAACGCGAATTATACAAAAAATTGAAGTCACATATTGATTACCGATACATTTTGTCTTACAAAACAGATACAAATCCAGAACTCATCAATCGTTATATCAAATTAGCCATTGGAGTGGAACATCGGGGTGTCAAAGGTCGAGATGAAGGAGGATACTTTGTTCCAGAACCTCGTTAA
- a CDS encoding peptide chain release factor 3, which yields MSPDLIEREVRRRKTFAIIAHPDAGKTTLTEKLLLYGGAIQLAGAVKAKKEGKSATSDWMAMEKERGISITSAALQFEYKDNILNLLDTPGHEDFSEDTYRTLMAADTAVMVLDAGKGVEPQTIKLFRVCRDRGIPIITFINKMDRPTKDLYALLDEIEKVLGIKAVPDVWPLGTGFDFKGVYDLRDQQLYLFDRTPGGKQKAVSRMAGPNDPSLDEQFDSEIVTAFREQIDLVENGIGKVDKNSFLLGKETPVYFGSAVNNFGIELFLNKFLELAPGPDHIPLRDGNYLDPINSPFSAFVFKVQANMNKAHRDRIAFLRICSGVFERGLNVNHNRLDKPVKLSSSFAFFGQDRNTVDTAYPGDIIGLVNPGTYKIGDVLSTGNTPPLRPLPSFAPELFATISCKDTLQLKSFKKGLDQLAEEGILHLFTSRTIGGGVPIIGAMGKLQFEVFQRRLKDEYGADTSIHILPYGISRWVKKEDRTKIPSNAGLVEDLFGNMALLFDTEWDMNYFHKNNEGIELLENPPLED from the coding sequence ATGTCTCCTGATCTTATAGAACGTGAAGTCCGCCGCCGAAAGACTTTTGCCATCATTGCTCACCCCGATGCGGGAAAAACAACGCTTACGGAGAAGCTCCTCCTTTACGGAGGTGCCATCCAACTTGCCGGAGCGGTCAAAGCCAAAAAGGAAGGGAAGTCTGCGACTTCCGATTGGATGGCAATGGAAAAGGAAAGGGGAATCTCCATCACTTCGGCAGCCCTCCAGTTCGAATACAAAGACAACATTCTAAATCTCCTGGACACACCAGGCCACGAAGACTTCTCCGAGGACACTTACCGCACCCTAATGGCTGCCGATACTGCCGTGATGGTTCTTGATGCCGGTAAGGGGGTCGAACCACAAACCATTAAACTTTTCCGTGTTTGTCGGGACCGAGGCATTCCCATCATCACATTTATCAACAAGATGGATCGACCGACTAAGGACCTTTATGCGCTTCTGGACGAAATTGAAAAAGTTCTTGGGATTAAGGCTGTTCCAGATGTTTGGCCTCTTGGAACCGGATTTGATTTTAAGGGGGTTTATGACCTCAGAGACCAACAATTGTATCTTTTTGATAGGACTCCAGGGGGAAAACAAAAAGCCGTATCTCGTATGGCAGGTCCTAATGATCCGAGTTTGGATGAACAGTTTGATTCCGAAATCGTAACTGCATTTCGTGAACAAATTGATCTAGTCGAAAATGGAATTGGGAAAGTAGATAAAAATTCATTTTTACTTGGAAAGGAAACACCGGTTTACTTTGGTTCGGCGGTTAATAATTTTGGTATCGAACTTTTTTTAAATAAGTTTCTGGAATTAGCTCCAGGTCCTGATCATATTCCCCTTCGGGATGGAAATTATTTAGATCCGATTAATTCCCCTTTCAGTGCCTTTGTCTTTAAGGTGCAAGCGAACATGAATAAGGCACACAGAGATCGAATTGCTTTTTTAAGAATTTGTTCTGGTGTGTTTGAACGAGGGCTCAACGTAAATCACAACCGATTGGACAAACCAGTCAAACTTTCTTCGAGTTTTGCTTTTTTTGGACAAGATCGAAACACGGTCGATACTGCTTATCCAGGAGACATCATTGGACTAGTCAATCCAGGCACATATAAAATTGGAGATGTACTATCAACGGGAAACACACCTCCTTTACGTCCTCTTCCTAGTTTTGCTCCTGAACTTTTTGCAACAATTTCTTGTAAAGATACCTTACAATTAAAGTCTTTTAAGAAGGGACTTGACCAATTGGCAGAAGAAGGAATCCTACATCTTTTCACCTCACGAACGATTGGTGGTGGGGTCCCGATCATTGGTGCCATGGGTAAACTCCAATTTGAAGTTTTCCAACGTCGTTTAAAAGATGAGTATGGAGCCGATACATCCATTCATATTTTACCTTATGGAATTTCTCGTTGGGTGAAAAAGGAAGACCGAACCAAAATCCCATCAAACGCAGGACTTGTAGAAGATTTATTTGGAAATATGGCCCTTCTTTTTGATACTGAGTGGGATATGAATTATTTTCACAAAAACAACGAAGGGATCGAACTCTTAGAGAATCCACCGCTGGAAGATTGA
- a CDS encoding tetratricopeptide repeat protein: MFQNLVKYFTRFIFKFGILIFVSLLFGESTTLEDIAEGKRFQAEHNCRKAIQFFQSALQKNRNSIDAKLGVASCSFQLGAFRESKKFYLEILDRDPKHIPAVTGLSEIYLLDSDFVGISKLIDPLLIEFPNNTALRITEAKSLQKQGKLDSAIYKINTLSKRLEEPSDLIRMLAELYFTKQNYTDSFNAIDSYSKKEPNDPEGFAFKAKVLLYQNYFYPNQLKAVLSSVEDSLQNSLNLDPKGEEARFYSVYHDIILSNLNGDKEIKKRAFRTIYELAREYPENQLYHSIEANLAWELGETKFATYHYRRALQLDDLDEILRFEAEEYTLSNEKEESKLRRELGDYRRDRFYSEKHSLYHKSSLFHLKRAKDLSPQTPVIRKELLEFYNQTGESVKYTNLLLRLREEDPNSFKLQNKLEFSIKNLKDSLEFREGYLQIDPNSVLDNTVRYSPEVYVFDMESSLPFPYHLQAGRLLSEALRYNLKQMQMVRVVDGDEFKLIRGLLKEMSYHPFSQTLPFAIDNLHLLDSKRKNAAKIRYVVHGKYKIKDGDIRLDVSVYDRNSLRDIATWSTNQRGRDSLPTIIHRIGERIRDLLPKEGKILKVKKDEVIVSLGKDDGLKKDSKLEFQRKGNPLFQGEITELGKSISSVKPSVRGWEKELATGDSVILSMDSNKEKKDK; the protein is encoded by the coding sequence TTGTTCCAGAACCTCGTTAAATACTTCACTCGATTCATATTTAAGTTTGGAATTTTAATTTTTGTTTCACTTTTATTTGGTGAATCAACCACACTTGAAGATATTGCCGAAGGAAAAAGATTTCAAGCCGAACACAACTGCCGAAAAGCAATCCAATTCTTTCAATCGGCTTTACAAAAGAATAGAAACTCAATCGATGCAAAACTGGGTGTGGCCAGTTGTAGTTTCCAATTAGGCGCTTTTCGCGAGAGTAAAAAATTCTATTTAGAAATTTTGGATCGAGACCCAAAACATATTCCGGCAGTTACAGGGTTATCTGAAATTTACCTTCTTGATTCCGATTTTGTGGGGATATCCAAGTTAATTGATCCATTACTGATTGAATTCCCAAACAATACTGCTTTACGAATCACCGAAGCAAAGTCTCTTCAAAAACAAGGAAAACTGGACTCTGCCATTTATAAAATCAACACCCTGTCTAAACGATTAGAAGAACCGTCCGACTTGATACGTATGTTAGCCGAATTGTATTTTACAAAACAAAATTATACAGATTCGTTCAATGCAATCGACTCTTATTCTAAAAAGGAACCAAATGACCCGGAGGGATTCGCATTCAAAGCGAAAGTACTTTTGTATCAAAACTACTTTTATCCGAATCAATTAAAAGCGGTTTTATCCTCTGTTGAAGACTCATTGCAGAATTCATTAAATCTAGATCCGAAAGGAGAAGAAGCTCGTTTTTATTCTGTATACCACGATATCATTTTATCCAATTTAAATGGAGACAAGGAAATCAAAAAGAGAGCCTTTCGAACCATTTATGAACTAGCAAGAGAATATCCGGAAAACCAACTTTACCATAGCATTGAAGCCAATTTGGCCTGGGAGTTAGGAGAAACAAAATTTGCTACATACCATTATCGTAGAGCTCTACAGTTAGATGATTTGGATGAGATTCTTAGATTTGAAGCCGAAGAATATACACTTTCAAATGAAAAGGAAGAATCAAAACTAAGAAGAGAATTGGGTGACTATAGGAGAGACCGGTTTTACTCCGAAAAACACTCGTTATACCACAAGAGTTCCTTATTCCATTTAAAACGAGCCAAAGATCTGAGCCCACAAACACCTGTGATCAGAAAAGAACTTCTGGAGTTTTATAACCAAACCGGAGAATCAGTCAAATATACGAATTTATTACTTAGACTTAGAGAAGAAGATCCAAACTCCTTCAAACTTCAGAACAAATTGGAATTTTCCATTAAAAACCTAAAAGATTCTTTGGAGTTTCGCGAAGGTTATCTTCAAATCGATCCGAATTCTGTTTTAGATAATACGGTTCGGTACAGTCCAGAAGTTTATGTTTTTGATATGGAATCAAGTTTACCGTTCCCATATCATTTACAGGCGGGAAGATTGTTGTCAGAAGCACTACGTTATAATTTAAAACAAATGCAAATGGTTCGTGTTGTGGATGGTGATGAATTTAAACTGATTCGGGGACTACTCAAGGAAATGAGTTACCATCCATTTTCCCAAACATTACCCTTTGCCATTGATAATTTGCATCTTCTGGATTCAAAAAGAAAAAATGCTGCCAAAATACGTTATGTAGTTCACGGAAAGTATAAAATCAAAGATGGAGACATCCGCCTAGACGTTTCTGTTTATGATCGAAATAGTTTACGTGATATTGCTACATGGTCCACAAACCAAAGAGGAAGAGATAGTTTGCCAACCATCATTCATAGGATTGGGGAACGGATCAGAGACCTACTTCCCAAAGAAGGAAAAATCCTAAAGGTCAAAAAAGATGAGGTCATTGTTTCCCTTGGAAAAGATGACGGATTAAAAAAAGATTCAAAATTAGAATTCCAGAGAAAGGGAAATCCTCTCTTCCAAGGTGAAATCACGGAACTTGGCAAATCCATTTCTTCAGTGAAACCAAGTGTTCGTGGGTGGGAAAAAGAATTGGCTACCGGAGACAGTGTCATTCTTTCCATGGACTCGAATAAAGAGAAGAAAGATAAGTAA
- a CDS encoding methylglyoxal synthase, which yields MVLIQRKMEITKKIVLIAHDNRKEDLLDWVKYNKGTLSKHHLSATGTTGKLIHEQIGLPVFRFISGPLGGDQQIGSKIVEDGIDFMVFFWDPLSAQPHDPDVKALLRIAVLYNIPMACNRSSADFLISSPLMEREYSRQLIDYGSRIPAKN from the coding sequence ATGGTACTAATTCAAAGAAAAATGGAGATCACAAAAAAGATCGTCCTCATTGCTCATGACAATCGAAAAGAAGATTTATTAGATTGGGTAAAATACAATAAAGGCACTTTAAGCAAACACCATCTCTCCGCTACTGGAACCACTGGAAAATTGATTCATGAACAAATTGGCCTTCCTGTGTTTCGTTTTATTTCCGGACCACTTGGCGGCGACCAACAAATTGGATCAAAAATTGTAGAAGATGGAATTGATTTTATGGTTTTTTTCTGGGATCCTCTCTCGGCACAACCACATGATCCAGATGTAAAGGCCTTACTTCGAATTGCAGTATTGTATAATATTCCAATGGCTTGTAACAGGTCCAGTGCTGATTTTTTAATCTCATCTCCTTTAATGGAAAGAGAATACAGCCGCCAATTGATTGATTACGGATCAAGAATACCGGCAAAAAATTAG
- a CDS encoding SRPBCC family protein — MNTFIYRSKFPINKEILFRFHEEPIGFQTLVGGTKGIEIIQPPKSLAIGEEVIFKIRIFPFWKTIWIARHIAYQQNHFFVDRQEKGPFLKFQHSHLFLDGTDGKNSCILSEEIEINFYLWPLSRFFIFPFLYFMFRKRHELTAKHFGVKEELIFCRYS, encoded by the coding sequence ATGAATACATTTATCTATCGATCGAAGTTTCCAATCAATAAAGAAATACTCTTTCGATTTCATGAAGAACCAATTGGTTTTCAAACTTTAGTCGGTGGAACCAAAGGAATCGAAATCATTCAACCGCCAAAATCCTTAGCAATTGGTGAAGAAGTTATTTTTAAAATAAGAATCTTCCCCTTTTGGAAAACAATTTGGATCGCAAGACATATTGCTTATCAACAAAACCATTTTTTTGTAGACCGCCAAGAGAAAGGTCCATTCTTAAAATTCCAACATAGCCATTTGTTTTTAGATGGAACCGATGGAAAAAACTCATGTATCCTTTCTGAAGAAATTGAAATCAATTTTTATCTCTGGCCTTTATCCCGATTTTTTATATTCCCTTTTCTATATTTTATGTTTCGGAAACGACACGAACTAACGGCAAAACATTTTGGCGTAAAAGAAGAACTAATTTTTTGCCGGTATTCTTGA
- a CDS encoding FcpA-related putative periplasmic flagellar protein translates to MKFPILFLWISLIFLGTFPLRSKEPNQSSSPENRVESILPTTPESGSPWGENSERLDTIPVLNLVDEKNSQKRWQDANKEYSSAIEYFESAKKNIDKRREDSKKEIYYEDRYEWQKQIRKENKEKEYQKLLFDLRSQTVARLVKAMNLLDKIENPKVKESAPYLDLKSGIYREYIKHQEAYKNYLQVIDFAERYMELSPKNEAEAEPHRLLALSYEKMEQTALRSKNQELYYEFKELKKKHLLRFAEIHYGRDSKEYATIEEKVGRDF, encoded by the coding sequence ATGAAATTTCCCATCCTATTTTTATGGATTTCTTTGATTTTCTTAGGAACCTTCCCGCTTCGTTCCAAAGAACCAAATCAGTCATCTTCTCCTGAAAATCGGGTGGAGTCCATTCTCCCTACCACTCCCGAATCCGGTTCCCCTTGGGGGGAAAATTCCGAACGATTGGATACAATTCCTGTCTTAAATCTAGTTGATGAAAAAAACTCCCAAAAACGTTGGCAAGATGCGAACAAGGAGTATTCATCAGCCATTGAATATTTTGAATCTGCCAAAAAAAATATCGATAAACGTCGAGAAGATTCCAAAAAAGAAATCTACTACGAAGATAGATACGAGTGGCAAAAACAAATCAGAAAAGAAAACAAGGAAAAAGAATATCAAAAGTTACTCTTTGATTTGCGATCACAAACGGTGGCTCGACTTGTAAAAGCCATGAATCTATTGGATAAAATAGAAAATCCAAAAGTAAAAGAAAGTGCACCTTATTTAGATTTAAAATCTGGAATTTATAGAGAATACATCAAACACCAAGAAGCTTATAAAAATTACCTACAAGTCATTGATTTTGCAGAGCGGTATATGGAACTTTCTCCAAAAAACGAAGCGGAAGCGGAACCGCACCGTTTGCTTGCGCTCTCGTATGAAAAAATGGAACAAACTGCTTTACGTTCCAAAAACCAAGAACTCTACTATGAGTTTAAAGAACTAAAGAAAAAACATTTATTAAGATTTGCGGAAATCCACTACGGTCGCGATTCAAAAGAATATGCAACCATAGAAGAAAAGGTAGGAAGGGATTTTTAA
- a CDS encoding LptF/LptG family permease, whose translation MAKQVDLRTVRVFSKDDLPPDFMVDTDRLGRWKRFKPSILRIYILKEILSPFLVALSFFTMIYMAVAIQKMIGLFVGKGVDFFRLLDYMGYVFGNTLPMTIPMACLMSGIMAAGRLSGDSEITAMRASGVSFPYIYSNFLVFGFLMTLIVGYLNFYLGPENTRKMKDFDNWIATYNPLLAIQPGQFSGDKTQDFFSEKGRTMYSGGIDADGNLSNVQIREWAISADGTDFIMVNNLAVPMGGSRMLQIINAKEGFLVEKKNLAGEYEKSVRLRKGYVIEWDPETSAIGVTNFMDGEMDYNTPAKKDTKTMSINVKPDTFSLPMLIEIRNAIETEGLENIPGLEILKEYGLSIKGVGGLRQMVEQFKYELLMGATSGNQEDMAQKFALFTQLSELLNESKKTLTGFNVEIHKRFATPLSCQIFFFLSFPLGLVVKRSGKGMSFTLAVIFLLIYYTFFIFGSGISYKENVPDWVGPWSANIVIATLSIYIMISRTDAKLPESIRSRLGFYFRFRDLLDEKIELVKNRFRKAK comes from the coding sequence TTGGCTAAACAAGTTGACCTTCGCACTGTAAGAGTCTTTTCAAAAGATGACTTACCACCAGATTTTATGGTGGATACGGACCGTTTGGGAAGATGGAAGCGGTTTAAACCATCCATCTTAAGGATCTATATCCTTAAGGAAATCCTAAGCCCCTTTCTAGTTGCACTTTCATTTTTTACAATGATTTATATGGCAGTGGCCATTCAGAAGATGATTGGACTCTTTGTGGGAAAGGGTGTCGATTTTTTTCGTCTTTTGGACTATATGGGATATGTCTTTGGAAATACACTACCAATGACAATTCCGATGGCATGCCTTATGTCAGGGATTATGGCGGCAGGTCGTCTGTCTGGAGATTCTGAAATTACTGCGATGCGGGCATCAGGTGTTTCTTTTCCATATATATATTCCAACTTTCTTGTTTTTGGGTTTCTAATGACTTTGATTGTTGGGTATTTGAATTTTTATCTCGGACCAGAAAACACTCGTAAGATGAAGGATTTTGATAACTGGATTGCTACATACAATCCGTTGCTCGCCATCCAACCTGGCCAATTTTCCGGAGACAAAACCCAGGACTTTTTTTCAGAAAAGGGTAGAACCATGTACTCTGGTGGGATTGATGCGGATGGAAATTTAAGTAACGTTCAAATCCGAGAATGGGCGATCTCTGCAGATGGAACCGACTTTATTATGGTGAATAATTTGGCTGTACCGATGGGTGGATCTCGTATGTTACAGATTATCAACGCCAAGGAAGGTTTCTTAGTTGAGAAGAAAAATTTAGCAGGAGAGTATGAAAAGTCTGTTCGTTTGCGTAAAGGGTATGTAATTGAATGGGATCCAGAAACTAGCGCAATCGGTGTTACCAATTTTATGGATGGAGAAATGGATTATAATACACCTGCCAAAAAAGATACTAAAACTATGAGTATCAACGTAAAACCTGATACCTTCTCCTTGCCAATGCTCATTGAAATACGAAACGCAATCGAAACGGAAGGTTTAGAAAATATTCCTGGTTTAGAAATTTTGAAAGAATATGGTCTATCGATCAAGGGAGTTGGTGGATTAAGACAAATGGTGGAGCAATTTAAGTATGAATTATTAATGGGTGCAACCAGCGGTAATCAAGAAGATATGGCTCAGAAGTTTGCCTTATTTACTCAATTATCCGAATTACTCAATGAATCAAAAAAAACACTCACTGGGTTCAATGTAGAAATCCATAAACGATTCGCAACTCCTCTGTCTTGCCAGATCTTTTTCTTTTTGTCTTTTCCATTAGGTCTGGTTGTCAAACGTTCGGGAAAAGGAATGAGTTTTACCCTTGCTGTCATTTTCCTATTAATCTATTATACGTTTTTTATTTTTGGTTCTGGAATCTCTTACAAAGAAAATGTCCCTGATTGGGTTGGACCTTGGTCGGCTAATATCGTCATTGCCACACTTTCCATCTATATCATGATTTCACGGACAGACGCCAAATTACCTGAGTCCATCCGTAGCCGACTGGGTTTTTATTTCCGATTCCGTGACCTCTTGGATGAGAAGATAGAACTTGTAAAAAATCGGTTCCGAAAAGCCAAATAA
- a CDS encoding PP2C family protein-serine/threonine phosphatase translates to MFTGNRIRELFDHFLYVIKTKSFLKLFLSIIAFLIFPYFLLVSSMIHSRYKEALDWNQRFQLIRIQLLAIDLENQIREQINREISEKKNVGMIPITELPEIINRCVPTPKDLSQLEEITLLQCDWGSEKKSYLFVLDGKNVSVHSAKFLEDALLDSPFSDPNEGLFILGTQGDFGISGFIEDEFLVSDFWKSDVKSSLQTHSNLPSLRETKKDDLDYFVVSYPMFELPIHLFIVSPKELVLIPIKESLKKNIVILVSLLFLSFVFSLAISLREIESKQKLKLLLQEFPHAAILYDSKGKILIENQEIEQKLLVTNLFRDQLSVKEWIEKEINLFLKDESNLQLDLTKLRKEESEFYSEDGSVYLLEFTYQLWFLEQKYRFASGALVLVQNVTKKRLEFEKEMDYAKDLQKKYLPNRIIILPNLDYEVLYKPLIQVGGDYYDYIDLGNNRSIFALGDVIGHGVKAAMMMTVLRVLFHQIVKTESDPKEILKKMNEGVSNHFPDPYAFVPFLFLLFDFNQNTVLYGNAGHPGMLYLSGNEILCPEKLNPMFGMLPKIEPKVLEFPIQRGDRFYLFTDGLKDVENSKEEKLGDKELKDFLSSMKDKHMSLIKQELELKIRSYSEGIPFLDDITWIGIDVI, encoded by the coding sequence GTGTTCACCGGAAATAGAATCCGAGAACTATTTGATCATTTTTTGTATGTAATTAAAACAAAATCTTTTCTTAAATTATTTCTATCAATCATTGCCTTCTTAATTTTTCCTTATTTTCTTCTCGTTTCTTCAATGATCCATTCCAGATACAAAGAAGCTTTGGATTGGAACCAAAGATTCCAACTCATTCGGATCCAACTCCTTGCCATTGATTTAGAAAACCAAATTAGAGAACAAATCAACCGAGAGATTTCTGAAAAAAAAAACGTGGGGATGATTCCCATCACAGAACTTCCAGAAATAATAAACCGCTGTGTTCCCACTCCTAAAGACCTTTCCCAGTTAGAAGAAATTACCTTGTTACAATGCGACTGGGGATCAGAAAAAAAATCGTATCTTTTCGTTTTAGATGGGAAGAATGTTTCCGTCCACTCTGCTAAGTTTTTAGAAGATGCTTTACTTGATTCACCTTTTAGTGATCCGAATGAGGGTTTATTTATACTCGGCACGCAAGGAGATTTTGGAATTTCAGGATTTATCGAGGATGAATTTTTAGTTTCTGATTTTTGGAAATCCGATGTAAAATCTTCTCTCCAAACTCATTCCAATCTACCATCCCTTCGGGAAACAAAAAAGGATGATTTGGATTATTTTGTTGTCAGTTATCCAATGTTTGAACTACCAATTCATTTATTCATTGTTAGCCCAAAAGAACTAGTCTTAATTCCAATTAAAGAATCCTTAAAAAAGAATATAGTCATATTAGTTTCCTTACTTTTTTTATCCTTTGTTTTTTCTCTCGCAATTTCACTTAGAGAAATTGAATCAAAACAAAAATTAAAACTTCTTTTACAAGAGTTCCCTCATGCAGCCATCCTATATGATTCAAAGGGAAAAATTCTTATAGAGAATCAAGAGATCGAACAAAAACTTTTGGTAACAAATTTATTCCGAGACCAACTTTCCGTCAAAGAGTGGATTGAAAAAGAAATCAATTTATTCCTAAAGGATGAGTCAAATTTACAATTGGACCTAACCAAACTTAGAAAAGAAGAATCTGAGTTTTATTCAGAAGATGGCTCTGTTTATTTATTGGAATTTACATACCAACTTTGGTTTTTGGAACAAAAATATCGGTTCGCAAGCGGAGCCCTAGTCCTTGTACAGAATGTAACAAAAAAACGTTTAGAATTCGAAAAGGAAATGGACTACGCAAAAGACTTACAAAAGAAATACCTTCCCAATCGAATTATCATTTTACCCAATTTAGATTATGAAGTTTTATATAAACCACTGATCCAAGTGGGTGGTGACTATTACGACTATATTGATTTGGGAAACAATAGATCCATTTTTGCCCTTGGTGACGTGATAGGACATGGAGTAAAAGCTGCCATGATGATGACAGTTCTACGGGTTCTATTCCATCAAATTGTGAAAACAGAATCTGATCCAAAAGAAATTCTAAAAAAAATGAATGAAGGTGTTTCCAATCATTTTCCAGATCCCTATGCTTTTGTTCCTTTTTTGTTTTTATTATTTGATTTTAATCAAAACACAGTTTTATACGGAAACGCAGGCCATCCGGGGATGTTATACCTCTCAGGAAATGAGATTCTTTGTCCCGAAAAATTAAACCCTATGTTTGGAATGCTTCCCAAAATAGAACCAAAAGTTTTGGAATTTCCCATCCAAAGAGGTGATCGTTTTTATCTTTTCACAGATGGGCTCAAAGATGTCGAAAATTCTAAAGAAGAAAAACTCGGCGATAAGGAATTAAAAGATTTTTTATCTTCGATGAAGGACAAACATATGTCCCTCATCAAACAAGAATTAGAACTAAAAATCAGATCCTACTCAGAGGGAATCCCTTTCCTCGATGATATCACCTGGATTGGAATAGACGTCATTTAG